A region of Micromonospora chokoriensis DNA encodes the following proteins:
- a CDS encoding sulfotransferase family protein, whose product MSTPGRRQVTDHLRRGVRATRAWGRAARPGEPGPLPDFLVIGGQRCGTTSLYHHLAAHPRVRVATGKELQYFSVHHGRGTRWYRGHFPRLAPDERTFEASPYYLFHPGVPSRVAAALPQARFVALLRDPVQRAYSHYLHTRSYGLEPLTFTDALDAEEERLARATRGGPDTRAAHRALRNHSYAARGRYAEQVERWFAHVPRERIHVARTEDLHADPTGTYRAILAFLDLPAFTPEAFTRHTRRVDEGASQLTPQLRDRLAAYFAPHNARLAALLDWPDPWPG is encoded by the coding sequence GTGAGCACGCCCGGTCGACGTCAGGTCACCGACCACCTGCGTCGAGGTGTGCGCGCGACCCGGGCGTGGGGACGCGCCGCGCGGCCGGGCGAGCCCGGCCCACTGCCCGACTTCCTGGTGATCGGCGGTCAACGCTGCGGCACCACCTCGCTGTACCACCACCTCGCCGCGCATCCCCGGGTACGGGTGGCCACCGGCAAGGAGTTGCAGTACTTCAGCGTCCACCATGGGCGAGGCACGCGCTGGTACCGGGGGCACTTCCCGCGCCTCGCCCCGGACGAGCGCACGTTCGAGGCGAGCCCCTACTACCTGTTCCATCCGGGGGTGCCGTCCCGGGTCGCGGCGGCCCTGCCGCAGGCCCGCTTCGTCGCCCTGCTGCGGGACCCGGTGCAGCGGGCCTACTCGCACTACCTGCACACCCGCTCGTACGGGCTGGAGCCGCTGACCTTCACCGACGCGCTCGACGCCGAGGAGGAGCGGCTGGCCCGGGCGACGCGTGGCGGCCCGGACACCCGTGCCGCGCACCGGGCGTTACGCAACCACTCGTACGCCGCCCGGGGCCGCTACGCCGAGCAGGTCGAGCGGTGGTTCGCGCACGTCCCCCGGGAACGGATCCACGTCGCCCGGACCGAGGACCTGCACGCCGACCCGACGGGCACGTACCGCGCGATCCTGGCCTTCCTCGACCTGCCGGCCTTCACACCCGAGGCGTTCACCCGGCACACCCGCCGCGTCGACGAGGGCGCCTCGCAGCTGACCCCGCAGCTGCGGGACCGGCTGGCCGCGTACTTCGCG